One Paenibacillus riograndensis SBR5 DNA segment encodes these proteins:
- a CDS encoding GH32 C-terminal domain-containing protein: MKKKFRTVLCFLLVIGTVMASSGLYAVNPATGWAAPADQGTGEPDKEGLAINENAAKVITNLTGWQVKGKGEMKNTAEGLLLTSDPQQNVMAVSETAAEDFLYEADVMLKELKADTSLIFRSDDDGKNSYMLQLAPGSGVIRLKDAAGGAGKLYEERQVSLKEGEIYHLKVKAEGTSLKVYWGNQYKPVIEIQDSTYRSGRLGLHVRDGSALFQNITVSDLKGNLGPVLMNKGQWQPDLRGQKGTSANGSKAQRIYSRQAADLVYEGTISLGSNAAAALAFRSSADGVRGYEAVLAREGDQVGVKLAKADGTVVASSEHLYPSRTGAKHHVEIKAKGSRIQVFLDGYTPAAIDIQDTAYSTGHAGLVVKTGNAYFQETYLTDADSYYNETFRPRYHYSPVRGSASDPNGLVYFEGEYHLFHQDGGTWAHAVSKDMLNWKRLPIALPWNDYGHIWSGAAVADAANASGLFTDSGGKGLIAYYTSYNPDGPNGNQRIGLAYSKDKGRTWEYAKDRPIVIENPGKNGEDPGGWDFRDPKVVRDDGNNRWVMVVSGGDHIRFFTSTNLLDWTLTDNWGYGDYVRGGVWECPDLFPLTVQGTSQKKWVLMISTGANPATGGSDSEYFVGSLTAEGKFVNDNPAGKVLRTDFGKEYYASMSFSDMPDGRRVMLAWMSNWDYPFAFPTSGWKGELTVPREVTLVMTPEGLRLAQSPVKEIEQLRSRLFTAADKRVNSSSPNLLKGLVAGAYEIEAELEIPDGSTATEFGFNVREGADQKTVVGYKVGESQLFVDRSASGVTDFSSLFSTRHEAAMTAENKRIKLRILVDESSVEVFGNGGKAVFSEVIFPDPASRAMSFYSQGGMVKVISLKVNKLGPVWNSDSSAATRIAMDTADRELETGDSVTLQAAVENGPGNGVHPLKWKSSNEEVAGISAADFSQATLQAKKAGEAVITVSTPNGKASASLVVKVYGGEFHTNLSGWTQDLSMASWIATGDGIRGKYSSDANHMAQEQAGNFTYEADMKLGESGGAGSLLFRASGDGRSGYYLNLDPNMKSVRLFYKLDGRFEERQVLAKYPAFILPGQTYNIKIQAEGPRIIVYMGGRQIMDLKDGTFAEGHFGLHVFGGEASFQNVKVTGGAPADLMTSSLVNTASGKSLYTDSLTNGEAVKVRNANEATDQKWVFVPTGDEAGSYSIRTTAGQALDLDTGQNRIQLYSYLGYNNQRWIIQKNEDGSAAIISAHQHLALAISGDGSKLTLEEYRTDEMRQKWRINPDSHGSFKGTEEIRPSAE; the protein is encoded by the coding sequence ATGAAGAAGAAATTCAGGACAGTACTGTGCTTTCTGCTGGTTATAGGAACCGTGATGGCTTCCTCGGGCCTTTACGCAGTAAATCCTGCCACGGGCTGGGCTGCGCCAGCAGATCAGGGGACAGGGGAACCGGACAAGGAGGGGCTTGCAATTAATGAGAACGCTGCCAAGGTAATAACAAATCTGACGGGATGGCAAGTCAAAGGAAAAGGAGAGATGAAGAATACCGCAGAAGGGCTGTTGCTGACATCCGATCCGCAGCAGAATGTAATGGCTGTGTCCGAAACAGCGGCAGAGGATTTTTTGTACGAAGCCGATGTGATGCTCAAGGAATTGAAAGCGGATACTTCTTTGATCTTCCGTTCGGATGATGACGGGAAGAATTCGTATATGCTGCAGCTTGCACCCGGGTCCGGGGTAATCCGCCTGAAAGATGCGGCAGGAGGGGCGGGCAAATTATACGAAGAACGACAGGTTTCCCTCAAGGAAGGGGAAATCTATCATCTCAAAGTAAAGGCTGAAGGGACATCGCTGAAGGTATATTGGGGGAATCAGTACAAACCTGTGATCGAGATTCAGGACAGTACATACCGTTCCGGCCGTCTTGGACTCCATGTGCGGGATGGTTCTGCTCTGTTCCAGAATATAACGGTAAGTGATCTGAAAGGAAACCTGGGTCCGGTGCTTATGAATAAAGGACAGTGGCAGCCTGACCTCAGAGGTCAAAAAGGTACCTCTGCAAACGGGAGCAAAGCACAGCGGATCTATTCTAGGCAAGCCGCCGATTTGGTATATGAAGGAACCATCTCTTTGGGCTCCAATGCTGCTGCGGCACTGGCTTTCCGTTCCTCTGCCGATGGCGTCCGCGGCTATGAAGCTGTCCTTGCGAGGGAAGGGGACCAGGTCGGTGTCAAGCTGGCAAAAGCGGACGGAACTGTAGTTGCAAGCTCAGAGCACCTTTATCCGAGCAGAACCGGAGCCAAACATCATGTGGAAATCAAGGCCAAGGGCAGCCGGATTCAAGTGTTCCTCGACGGGTATACCCCGGCGGCAATTGATATACAAGATACCGCGTATTCAACCGGACACGCCGGACTTGTGGTGAAAACGGGAAACGCTTACTTTCAGGAAACCTATCTCACGGACGCGGACAGCTACTATAATGAAACTTTCCGTCCCCGGTATCATTATTCGCCGGTCCGCGGTTCCGCCAGTGACCCGAACGGGCTGGTCTATTTCGAAGGCGAATACCATCTCTTCCATCAGGATGGAGGCACATGGGCTCATGCCGTCAGCAAGGATATGCTGAACTGGAAACGCTTGCCGATTGCCCTTCCATGGAATGATTACGGGCATATCTGGTCCGGGGCTGCTGTAGCGGATGCAGCGAATGCATCAGGTCTGTTCACAGATTCGGGGGGCAAAGGCCTGATTGCCTATTATACTTCCTATAACCCGGATGGCCCGAACGGCAACCAGCGGATTGGCCTGGCTTACAGCAAGGATAAGGGGCGCACCTGGGAATACGCCAAGGACCGTCCGATTGTGATTGAGAACCCCGGTAAAAACGGAGAAGATCCGGGAGGCTGGGATTTCCGCGATCCCAAGGTGGTCCGGGATGACGGGAATAACCGCTGGGTGATGGTGGTGTCCGGTGGCGATCATATCCGGTTTTTCACCTCAACCAATTTGCTGGACTGGACGTTGACCGATAATTGGGGGTATGGGGATTATGTCCGCGGCGGTGTATGGGAATGCCCGGACTTGTTCCCGCTGACTGTACAGGGGACATCGCAGAAGAAATGGGTGCTCATGATCAGCACGGGCGCGAATCCGGCAACTGGAGGTTCGGATTCGGAATATTTTGTGGGGAGTCTGACGGCTGAAGGTAAATTCGTGAATGACAACCCGGCCGGGAAGGTCTTGCGGACAGACTTTGGCAAAGAGTATTATGCCTCCATGTCGTTCTCGGACATGCCGGATGGGCGCAGAGTGATGCTGGCGTGGATGTCCAACTGGGATTATCCGTTTGCTTTCCCTACTTCAGGCTGGAAGGGTGAGTTGACGGTTCCGAGAGAGGTTACCCTGGTCATGACCCCTGAGGGGCTCCGGCTTGCCCAGAGTCCGGTTAAGGAAATAGAGCAGCTGCGGAGCAGGCTGTTCACTGCAGCGGATAAGAGGGTCAATTCTTCTTCTCCCAACCTGCTGAAGGGTCTTGTAGCCGGTGCGTATGAAATTGAAGCCGAACTGGAGATTCCGGACGGCAGCACCGCAACAGAGTTTGGGTTTAACGTGCGTGAAGGAGCGGATCAGAAGACGGTTGTTGGCTACAAGGTAGGCGAAAGCCAGCTATTCGTTGACCGGTCCGCTTCCGGGGTAACGGATTTCTCCAGTCTTTTTAGTACAAGACATGAAGCGGCTATGACAGCGGAGAACAAGCGGATCAAGCTGCGGATTTTGGTGGATGAATCTTCTGTTGAGGTTTTTGGCAATGGGGGCAAGGCGGTGTTCTCTGAAGTCATTTTTCCTGACCCGGCCAGCAGGGCAATGAGCTTCTACAGCCAGGGCGGCATGGTGAAGGTGATATCGCTGAAAGTGAATAAGCTGGGACCGGTATGGAATTCAGACAGCAGCGCAGCCACCCGGATTGCCATGGATACCGCTGACCGTGAATTGGAGACCGGGGACAGCGTGACGCTGCAGGCGGCAGTGGAGAACGGGCCCGGCAATGGGGTTCACCCGCTGAAGTGGAAGTCGAGCAATGAAGAGGTGGCCGGTATTAGTGCAGCGGATTTTTCCCAGGCAACCCTTCAGGCGAAAAAAGCAGGGGAGGCCGTCATTACGGTATCCACCCCGAACGGCAAGGCATCTGCCAGCCTGGTGGTAAAAGTATACGGCGGCGAATTTCATACCAATCTCAGCGGCTGGACCCAGGACTTGTCCATGGCTTCATGGATCGCCACAGGGGATGGCATTCGCGGGAAATACTCCAGCGACGCAAATCACATGGCCCAAGAGCAGGCGGGTAATTTTACGTATGAAGCCGACATGAAGCTTGGTGAATCCGGCGGGGCGGGTTCGCTTCTGTTCCGTGCAAGCGGGGATGGGCGCAGCGGCTACTACTTGAATCTGGACCCGAACATGAAGTCTGTCCGCCTGTTCTACAAGCTCGACGGGCGGTTCGAGGAACGGCAGGTTCTGGCGAAATATCCGGCCTTTATCCTGCCGGGTCAAACCTACAACATCAAGATTCAAGCGGAAGGCCCGCGCATCATCGTGTATATGGGAGGACGGCAGATCATGGACCTGAAGGACGGTACGTTTGCGGAGGGCCATTTCGGGCTTCATGTTTTTGGCGGGGAGGCTTCTTTTCAGAATGTAAAGGTGACCGGGGGAGCGCCAGCGGACTTGATGACCTCAAGCCTGGTGAATACTGCCTCCGGGAAATCCCTGTATACAGACAGCCTGACAAATGGCGAAGCTGTTAAAGTGCGGAATGCCAATGAAGCCACGGATCAGAAATGGGTGTTTGTGCCGACAGGAGATGAAGCAGGCTCCTACTCCATCCGCACGACTGCCGGACAGGCGCTTGATCTGGACACCGGACAGAATAGAATCCAGCTATATTCTTATCTGGGCTACAATAATCAGCGGTGGATCATCCAGAAGAATGAGGATGGCTCGGCTGCCATTATCTCTGCCCATCAACATCTGGCTCTGGCCATATCCGGGGATGGCTCCAAACTTACTTTAGAGGAGTATCGAACAGATGAAATGCGTCAGAAGTGGAGAATAAACCCTGATTCACATGGAAGCTTCAAAGGCACAGAAGAAATCAGGCCGTCAGCGGAGTGA
- a CDS encoding glycoside hydrolase family 32 protein, with protein MPASTKQNYRGVYHFSPQAKWMNDPNGMVYFEGEYHLFFQHHPDGMTMGAMHWGHAVSKDLVTWEELPVALFPDELGMIFSGSAVVDWNNTTGFFADKPGLVAIFTHHLDMPEGQPPVQRQSLAYSHDNGRTWTKYEGNPVLEDDAFIDFRDPKVFWNRETGKWVMIVACGQTVCLYHSPDLIHWTFASEFGKGIGSHDGVWECPDLFPLHVDGDTSNIKWVMLVSIGADPAFAEGSRTQYFTGDFDGNVFTPDEDSRTIRWLDYGRDNYAGVSWSDVPEADGRRLFIGWMSNWMYAQQTPAEEFRGAMTLPRELYLESREGNILLVQKPAQELEAARIPVLSLKDVTVQEVNASLAGLQLDAYEIAAKLPRGMSAGFKVRVGAGEETVTGIDAQTGELYVDRAASGLTGFHERYPGRHSAALQAPGEIHDLHIYVDRTSVEVFGNGGQAVITDLIFPKPESAGIAAFAEHEETPFLSLEVYKLALPAAIGDDRQSEG; from the coding sequence ATGCCAGCTAGTACAAAACAAAACTACCGGGGGGTCTATCATTTCTCGCCCCAGGCCAAGTGGATGAACGACCCGAACGGGATGGTCTATTTTGAAGGAGAATATCATTTGTTTTTTCAGCATCATCCGGATGGAATGACCATGGGGGCCATGCACTGGGGCCATGCGGTCAGCAAGGATCTTGTCACCTGGGAAGAGCTGCCTGTCGCACTCTTTCCGGATGAGCTTGGGATGATTTTCTCGGGAAGTGCTGTTGTGGACTGGAACAATACGACGGGATTTTTTGCGGATAAGCCGGGGCTGGTTGCCATCTTTACCCACCACCTGGATATGCCCGAAGGGCAACCGCCTGTTCAGCGCCAAAGTCTCGCTTACAGCCATGACAACGGCAGAACCTGGACCAAATACGAAGGCAATCCGGTGCTGGAGGATGATGCCTTTATCGATTTCCGTGATCCGAAGGTGTTCTGGAACCGGGAGACAGGCAAATGGGTAATGATCGTTGCTTGCGGTCAAACGGTATGCCTGTATCATTCCCCGGATCTGATCCATTGGACATTTGCCAGTGAATTCGGCAAGGGCATCGGCTCTCATGACGGTGTGTGGGAATGCCCGGACTTGTTCCCGCTGCACGTGGATGGAGACACATCGAATATCAAATGGGTGATGCTGGTGAGTATCGGCGCGGACCCCGCTTTTGCTGAAGGCTCCAGAACGCAGTACTTCACCGGTGATTTCGATGGAAATGTGTTTACTCCGGACGAGGATTCCCGGACGATCCGCTGGCTGGATTATGGAAGGGACAATTATGCAGGAGTAAGCTGGTCGGATGTGCCTGAAGCCGATGGAAGACGCCTGTTTATCGGCTGGATGAGCAACTGGATGTATGCGCAGCAGACTCCTGCAGAAGAGTTCCGGGGGGCGATGACCCTGCCAAGAGAACTGTACCTTGAATCCAGAGAAGGGAACATCCTGCTTGTTCAGAAGCCGGCCCAAGAACTGGAGGCGGCCCGCATCCCGGTGCTTTCACTCAAAGACGTTACTGTGCAAGAAGTCAATGCTTCTTTAGCCGGTCTTCAGCTGGATGCTTACGAGATCGCCGCGAAGCTGCCCCGTGGCATGTCTGCCGGATTCAAGGTAAGAGTCGGGGCGGGGGAAGAAACCGTGACCGGAATCGATGCGCAGACCGGAGAGCTGTATGTAGACCGGGCGGCTTCCGGCCTGACCGGCTTCCATGAGCGGTACCCCGGACGTCATTCGGCGGCGTTGCAGGCTCCGGGAGAGATCCATGATCTTCACATTTATGTCGACCGTACTTCAGTTGAAGTGTTCGGCAATGGGGGCCAGGCGGTCATTACAGATCTTATCTTCCCTAAGCCTGAATCTGCGGGTATTGCTGCGTTTGCCGAACATGAAGAGACGCCGTTTCTTTCACTGGAGGTCTACAAATTAGCTCTGCCTGCCGCAATCGGCGATGACCGGCAATCGGAGGGCTGA
- a CDS encoding carbohydrate ABC transporter permease — protein MFIKHSRLDRFILALNATFLTLAVLVVVLPLVYVVIASFMDPSVLLSHGLSFKISDWSLDGYKMILTNPAMIRGFGNAVFYSVAFAILTVLVSICAGYALSDDRLKGRGFFMTLFIITMFFGGGLVPTYLLVKNLGLLDTVWAVIIPGAVNVWNIILSRTFFKGVPNELREAANVDGASEWRIFIGIVLPLSKPIIFVLALYAFVGQWNSYFDAMIYLDNPNLHPLQLVLRSILIQNQVDPGMISDQLAMAEMKRLSEIIKYAAIVVSSLPLIIMYPFFQKYFEKGVMLGSLK, from the coding sequence ATGTTCATCAAACATTCCCGGCTGGACCGCTTTATTCTCGCGCTGAATGCCACGTTTTTGACGCTCGCTGTATTGGTGGTGGTGCTTCCGCTCGTTTATGTGGTGATTGCTTCCTTCATGGACCCGTCGGTACTGCTCAGCCATGGATTATCCTTCAAAATCTCGGACTGGTCCTTAGACGGCTACAAAATGATTCTGACCAATCCGGCGATGATCCGCGGTTTTGGAAACGCTGTTTTCTACTCTGTGGCATTTGCCATACTTACTGTTCTGGTCTCCATCTGCGCAGGTTATGCCCTGTCGGATGACAGGCTGAAGGGCAGAGGTTTTTTTATGACCCTGTTCATTATCACGATGTTTTTTGGAGGGGGACTTGTTCCGACTTACCTGCTGGTCAAAAATCTGGGCCTGCTCGACACCGTCTGGGCCGTCATCATTCCCGGTGCAGTCAATGTATGGAACATTATCCTGTCCCGTACCTTTTTCAAGGGTGTGCCCAATGAATTGAGGGAGGCAGCCAATGTGGACGGGGCATCAGAATGGCGGATTTTCATCGGTATTGTATTGCCGCTCTCCAAACCCATTATCTTCGTGCTTGCCCTGTACGCCTTTGTCGGCCAGTGGAATTCCTATTTTGATGCCATGATTTATCTGGATAATCCGAACCTTCATCCGCTGCAGCTTGTACTGCGTTCCATCCTGATTCAGAACCAGGTCGATCCGGGCATGATCAGTGATCAGCTCGCCATGGCGGAAATGAAACGGTTGTCCGAGATCATCAAATATGCTGCCATTGTGGTGTCCAGTCTGCCGCTGATCATTATGTATCCTTTCTTCCAGAAGTATTTTGAAAAAGGTGTCATGCTCGGTTCCCTGAAATAG
- a CDS encoding ABC transporter substrate-binding protein, with the protein MKKTTKSKVVTKAASASVLASLMFLSACSGGGGGSAASKEQDPSGKVTLNFITQSSPLAPADPNDKLINKRLEEKTNVHINWKNFTKDVFVEKRNLAVASGDLPDAIFNADYSDYELLKLAKDGTIIPLNDLIEKNMPNFKKVLEEAPEYKSMITAPDGNIYAFPWIEELGNGKERIQAVDSMPWINVEWLKKLGLEMPKTTDELKKVLIAFKTQDPNGNGQADEIPLSFINKPGAEDLAFLFASFGLGENPDHAVVSDDGKVIFTAAEEGYKNAISFINELYKEGLIDIEAYTQDWSTYLAKGKEQRYGLYFSWDKANISGANDAYDVMPPLAGPDGEVNVTRTNGLGLGRGKMVVTSANKNLETTAKWVDQLYDPLQSVQDNWGTYGDETQQNIFELDEAKGMLKHLPLEGAAPVELREKTSIGGPLAVLDSYYGKYTTMPDDAKGRMDIIKNIMAPKMKAENVMPSVFNSIEELDRLTTIETDLFAYVLRMRTEWYQNGKVNEQWGEYLKELDRLGLQEWLKIKQDGYDRATKK; encoded by the coding sequence ATGAAAAAAACGACAAAATCAAAAGTGGTAACCAAAGCAGCTTCAGCGTCTGTGCTTGCCTCTCTCATGTTCCTTAGTGCATGCAGCGGCGGCGGAGGAGGAAGTGCAGCCAGTAAAGAACAGGACCCCAGCGGCAAAGTTACCCTGAACTTTATTACACAAAGCTCCCCGCTGGCCCCTGCCGACCCGAATGACAAGCTGATCAATAAACGCCTTGAAGAAAAAACAAATGTTCATATTAACTGGAAAAACTTCACCAAGGACGTATTTGTGGAAAAAAGAAACCTGGCGGTGGCCAGCGGCGACCTTCCCGATGCAATTTTTAATGCTGATTATAGCGATTATGAACTGCTGAAGCTCGCCAAGGACGGTACGATCATTCCGCTGAACGATCTGATTGAGAAGAATATGCCCAATTTTAAAAAGGTGCTGGAAGAAGCTCCTGAATACAAGAGCATGATTACGGCGCCGGACGGCAATATCTATGCTTTTCCCTGGATTGAAGAGCTGGGCAATGGAAAAGAGCGAATCCAGGCTGTAGACAGCATGCCTTGGATTAACGTCGAATGGCTGAAGAAGCTGGGCCTGGAGATGCCAAAAACGACGGATGAGCTGAAAAAAGTGCTGATCGCGTTCAAAACCCAGGACCCGAACGGCAACGGCCAGGCGGATGAAATCCCGCTGTCCTTCATCAATAAGCCGGGTGCGGAAGATCTGGCCTTCCTCTTTGCTTCCTTCGGGCTTGGGGAGAACCCCGACCATGCGGTGGTAAGCGATGACGGCAAAGTGATCTTTACCGCGGCGGAAGAAGGCTACAAAAACGCTATTTCATTTATTAATGAGCTGTATAAAGAAGGGCTTATTGACATCGAGGCTTACACGCAGGACTGGAGTACGTATCTGGCCAAAGGGAAGGAGCAGCGCTACGGCCTGTACTTCTCTTGGGATAAAGCTAACATCTCCGGAGCTAATGATGCCTATGATGTAATGCCGCCGCTCGCCGGCCCGGATGGTGAAGTGAACGTAACGAGAACCAACGGACTGGGTCTTGGCCGCGGCAAAATGGTCGTGACGAGCGCCAACAAAAACCTGGAAACGACGGCGAAATGGGTGGACCAGCTGTATGATCCGCTCCAATCCGTACAGGACAACTGGGGCACCTACGGGGATGAAACCCAGCAGAACATCTTCGAATTGGATGAGGCCAAAGGCATGCTGAAGCATCTGCCGCTGGAAGGTGCGGCTCCTGTTGAGCTTCGCGAGAAAACAAGCATCGGCGGGCCGCTGGCTGTCCTGGATTCCTACTATGGCAAATATACCACCATGCCGGATGATGCCAAAGGCAGAATGGATATTATCAAGAACATCATGGCACCGAAGATGAAAGCGGAGAATGTAATGCCCAGCGTGTTCAATTCGATTGAAGAGCTGGACCGCCTGACGACGATTGAAACGGATTTGTTTGCCTACGTCCTTAGAATGCGTACAGAATGGTACCAGAACGGCAAAGTGAATGAGCAGTGGGGAGAATATCTGAAAGAGCTGGACCGTCTTGGCCTGCAGGAATGGCTGAAAATCAAACAAGACGGTTATGACAGAGCAACCAAAAAATAA
- a CDS encoding ROK family protein → MRIGAIEAGGTKFVLGIGDEKGEILDRLSLPTGHPDQTLPQVIEYFQDKEVEAIGVGSFGPIDINPESPTYGCVTSTPKPGWENYDMLGTLRHAFPVPFGWDTDVNAAAYGEAKWGAAQGLSSCLYYTVGTGVGVGVYSEGTIIHGLVHPEGGHVLTRRHPEDKFAGVCPYHGDCLEGMAAGPAIEARWGKKGHELPLDHAAWEMEAFYIAQSITSAILLLSPHKIILGGGVMQQQQLFPLIRQAVLRNLNGYVRSSSLLDHMDEYIVPPGLGPQAGLYGALALGLAAWKHEAAK, encoded by the coding sequence ATGCGTATAGGAGCCATTGAAGCAGGCGGAACCAAATTCGTATTAGGGATCGGGGATGAAAAGGGGGAAATTCTGGACCGGCTCAGCCTTCCAACCGGACATCCGGATCAGACCCTCCCCCAGGTGATTGAATATTTTCAGGACAAAGAGGTAGAGGCGATCGGAGTGGGCTCCTTTGGCCCGATCGATATCAACCCGGAGAGTCCGACTTACGGCTGCGTTACGTCCACCCCTAAGCCAGGGTGGGAGAATTACGATATGCTGGGGACTTTACGGCATGCCTTTCCCGTCCCCTTTGGCTGGGATACCGATGTTAATGCAGCCGCATATGGCGAAGCCAAGTGGGGGGCTGCGCAAGGATTGTCCAGCTGTCTGTACTATACCGTAGGTACCGGTGTCGGTGTCGGCGTGTATTCGGAAGGTACCATCATCCATGGCCTTGTGCATCCTGAAGGCGGGCATGTGCTGACCAGACGGCACCCGGAAGATAAATTTGCGGGAGTGTGCCCTTATCATGGGGACTGCCTCGAAGGGATGGCGGCAGGTCCTGCCATTGAAGCCAGATGGGGGAAAAAGGGCCATGAGCTGCCGCTGGACCATGCCGCCTGGGAAATGGAAGCCTTCTATATTGCCCAGTCCATAACCAGTGCCATTCTGCTGCTGTCTCCGCACAAAATTATTCTGGGCGGCGGCGTGATGCAGCAGCAGCAGCTGTTCCCGCTGATCCGGCAGGCGGTGCTGCGGAACCTGAACGGTTATGTCCGTTCAAGTTCCCTATTGGATCACATGGATGAGTATATTGTTCCGCCGGGCCTTGGCCCGCAGGCGGGATTATACGGCGCTCTGGCGTTGGGGCTTGCGGCTTGGAAGCATGAGGCAGCTAAATAA
- a CDS encoding ABC transporter permease, translated as MQNTIKANAGSTVPRSSGSLLNFVKKHYFLYLMLAPALILTLIFKYGPMYGAIIAFKDFSPIKGILGSEWVGFYNFNKFLSSPNFEVIFMNTLKLSFFGLILSFPVPILLALMLNQVRKSAIKKNIQLFLYAPNFISVVVVVGMLFIFLSPTGPINQLLTWATGEPVMFMSRPEYFRWIYILSDIWTSAGWASIIYVAALANVDPELHNAANLDGANLLQRIRHIDLPTIRPIMAIVFILAAGGIMSIGFEKAYLMQTATNLPTSEIIPTYVYKIGLQSGDYAYSAAVGLFNSLINVVLLITVNFIVKKLNEGDGLY; from the coding sequence TTGCAAAACACAATAAAAGCGAATGCCGGAAGTACGGTACCCAGATCTTCGGGGTCCTTGCTGAATTTTGTAAAGAAGCATTACTTTCTTTATTTAATGCTCGCTCCGGCGTTGATCCTAACCCTAATTTTCAAATACGGTCCTATGTATGGCGCGATCATCGCCTTTAAAGATTTCAGTCCCATCAAAGGAATCCTGGGCAGTGAGTGGGTAGGTTTTTACAACTTCAATAAGTTTCTTTCTTCCCCCAATTTTGAAGTCATTTTTATGAATACGCTTAAATTAAGCTTTTTCGGTCTGATATTGAGCTTTCCCGTTCCCATTCTGCTGGCCTTGATGCTGAATCAGGTGCGCAAGTCTGCAATCAAGAAGAACATACAGTTGTTTCTGTATGCGCCTAACTTTATTTCTGTAGTGGTTGTGGTGGGGATGCTGTTTATCTTCCTGTCCCCGACTGGGCCGATCAACCAGCTCCTTACCTGGGCTACAGGTGAACCTGTGATGTTCATGTCCCGTCCGGAGTATTTCCGCTGGATCTACATTTTGTCGGATATCTGGACGAGTGCAGGCTGGGCTTCGATTATTTATGTGGCGGCTTTAGCCAACGTTGACCCCGAGCTACATAATGCAGCAAATCTGGACGGCGCCAATCTTTTGCAGAGAATACGCCATATTGATCTTCCGACCATTCGCCCGATTATGGCCATTGTGTTTATTCTCGCTGCGGGCGGCATCATGTCGATTGGATTTGAAAAGGCTTATCTCATGCAAACGGCGACCAACCTGCCGACTTCCGAGATCATTCCGACTTATGTGTACAAAATTGGCTTGCAGTCGGGCGACTACGCCTACTCAGCCGCAGTGGGGTTGTTCAACTCGCTTATCAACGTTGTTTTGCTCATTACAGTGAACTTCATTGTGAAGAAGCTGAATGAGGGCGACGGCCTTTACTAA